In the Agrococcus sp. Marseille-Q4369 genome, one interval contains:
- a CDS encoding DUF2510 domain-containing protein gives MPSFLIVHSAVADGRIADFQHPPVLDIGGLRAPLDWGDITLHVPAGDLPVTISVTRADGVIEGARITVRTPAGTGTRLTFVPPARPGVRAQLRIEGQWPADSSMHYYAARDGRVLTTAAPRTAAPPAPVAHGAPSAAASSSPARMPASPPGAPATGAAGGFRPPTSSSPPVGPAPGSTGSVPPHATHFGHEQGAIVQPTLADHRSVAVPPGAASAQPSFGQRPPVGRDVYGRELPDREPPPIPTPADFDRLEREAHEAHEAHEAQLRAYEAWQAQQRTRSAPAGHSPHDGAPQPVGLAPVAAEQVPPDWYADPFKRADARWFDGRQWTSSVMRGGVRAHDQLG, from the coding sequence GTGCCCAGCTTCCTCATCGTGCACTCCGCCGTCGCGGACGGCCGCATCGCCGACTTCCAGCATCCGCCGGTGCTCGACATCGGCGGCTTGCGCGCGCCGCTCGACTGGGGCGACATCACGCTCCACGTGCCGGCGGGCGACCTGCCGGTCACGATCTCCGTCACGCGTGCCGACGGGGTCATCGAAGGCGCTCGGATCACCGTCCGCACTCCCGCGGGCACGGGCACCCGCTTGACGTTCGTGCCGCCCGCCCGGCCCGGCGTCCGCGCGCAGCTGCGCATCGAGGGGCAGTGGCCCGCCGACTCGTCGATGCACTACTACGCGGCGCGCGACGGGCGCGTGCTCACGACTGCGGCGCCTCGCACGGCCGCGCCGCCCGCGCCGGTCGCGCACGGCGCCCCGAGCGCCGCCGCGAGCTCGAGTCCGGCCCGCATGCCTGCGAGCCCGCCCGGCGCACCCGCGACGGGCGCGGCCGGCGGCTTCCGCCCGCCGACCTCCTCGTCGCCGCCCGTCGGCCCCGCTCCCGGCTCGACCGGCTCGGTGCCGCCGCACGCGACGCACTTCGGCCACGAGCAGGGCGCGATCGTGCAGCCGACGCTCGCCGACCACCGGTCCGTGGCCGTGCCGCCGGGTGCGGCGAGCGCGCAGCCGTCGTTCGGGCAGCGCCCGCCCGTGGGGCGCGACGTGTACGGCCGCGAGCTGCCCGACCGCGAACCGCCGCCCATCCCGACGCCGGCGGACTTCGATCGCCTCGAGCGCGAGGCGCACGAGGCGCACGAGGCGCACGAGGCGCAGTTGCGGGCCTACGAGGCGTGGCAGGCGCAGCAGCGGACGAGGTCCGCGCCCGCCGGGCACTCGCCGCACGACGGTGCGCCGCAGCCGGTCGGGCTCGCGCCGGTCGCGGCCGAGCAGGTGCCGCCCGACTGGTATGCCGACCCCTTCAAGCGCGCCGACGCGCGCTGGTTCGACGGCCGCCAGTGGACGTCGTCGGTCATGCGGGGCGGCGTGCGCGCCCACGACCAGCTGGGCTGA